A stretch of the Candidatus Poribacteria bacterium genome encodes the following:
- a CDS encoding DUF86 domain-containing protein yields MKKDDFVYLRHILDAISRIEEYTQDITYERFMSNHLIQDGVIRQIEIIGEATKRLSRDIREANPEIPWRDIAGMRDKLIHDYFGVDLDAVWDTVERDIPALKDKLGNLFEEKG; encoded by the coding sequence GTGAAGAAAGATGATTTCGTATATTTAAGGCACATTTTAGATGCTATATCCAGGATAGAGGAGTATACTCAGGACATAACCTATGAGCGCTTTATGAGCAATCATCTTATACAAGACGGTGTGATAAGACAGATCGAAATAATAGGCGAGGCTACGAAGAGGTTATCCCGGGATATCAGGGAAGCAAATCCCGAAATCCCTTGGAGAGATATAGCAGGAATGAGGGATAAACTGATACACGATTATTTTGGCGTAGATTTAGACGCCGTCTGGGATACAGTTGAAAGAGATATTCCCGCTTTGAAGGATAAGTTAGGGAACCTCTTTGAAGAGAAAGGATGA
- a CDS encoding fumarate hydratase — translation MKVIHVSQITEAVAKLCQEANFDLPEDVSRALRRALQEEESELGREIIQQILENAEIARRERVPICQDCGLAVLFIEMGQDVRVEGGSLEEAINEGVRKGYSEGYLRKSVVRDPIDRVNTRDNTPAVIHYRVVEGDRLKILLAPKGGGSENMSALRMLTPADGVEGIKRFVIETVDRAGANPCPPIIVGVGIGGTFEKAALLAKKAIMREVGSPNRSPHIAKLERELLEGVNSLGIGPQGLGGRITALAVHVETFPCHIASLPVAVNLQCHAARHREVTI, via the coding sequence ATGAAGGTCATACACGTCTCCCAGATCACCGAGGCGGTCGCAAAGCTATGTCAGGAGGCTAACTTCGACCTTCCAGAGGATGTGAGCCGTGCCCTTAGAAGGGCATTACAGGAGGAGGAATCGGAGCTCGGAAGGGAGATAATTCAACAGATACTCGAAAACGCCGAGATAGCTCGCCGGGAACGTGTGCCTATCTGTCAGGACTGTGGGTTGGCCGTGCTCTTCATCGAGATGGGCCAGGACGTCAGGGTCGAGGGAGGAAGCCTGGAGGAGGCGATAAACGAGGGCGTCAGAAAAGGCTATTCGGAGGGGTACTTGAGGAAATCCGTCGTCCGCGATCCCATAGACAGGGTCAACACGCGCGATAACACCCCCGCTGTGATACATTATCGCGTGGTGGAGGGAGACAGGCTTAAGATCCTGCTTGCCCCGAAGGGAGGGGGCAGCGAGAACATGAGCGCTCTAAGGATGCTCACCCCGGCCGATGGAGTTGAGGGGATAAAGAGGTTCGTGATTGAAACGGTGGATCGCGCCGGCGCCAATCCGTGTCCGCCGATCATCGTCGGGGTGGGGATAGGAGGAACCTTTGAAAAGGCGGCCCTGCTGGCTAAAAAAGCCATTATGAGAGAGGTGGGCTCGCCGAACCGATCGCCGCACATCGCAAAGCTCGAAAGGGAGCTGCTTGAAGGGGTGAATTCGCTCGGAATAGGTCCACAGGGGCTCGGCGGCAGGATAACCGCCCTCGCCGTTCACGTCGAGACCTTTCCGTGTCATATAGCGAGTTTGCCCGTGGCGGTCAACCTTCAATGTCATGCCGCAAGGCATAGGGAGGTGACGATCTAG
- a CDS encoding nucleotidyltransferase family protein, with product MKMNKREIFEKISQMLKNEGAKRIAVFGSYARGDEKPGSDIDIIVEFSDRKSLLELVRIERELSEILGIRVDLLTEKSISPYLIDMIKREMEVIYG from the coding sequence ATGAAGATGAATAAGAGGGAGATCTTCGAGAAGATCTCTCAGATGCTCAAAAATGAGGGGGCAAAGCGGATAGCCGTCTTCGGTTCCTACGCAAGAGGAGATGAGAAGCCAGGAAGCGATATCGATATTATAGTGGAATTCTCAGATAGAAAGAGTCTTCTCGAACTTGTAAGGATAGAAAGGGAACTATCTGAGATCCTTGGAATAAGAGTGGATCTGTTGACGGAAAAATCCATAAGCCCATATTTGATTGATATGATAAAGAGGGAAATGGAGGTAATTTACGGGTGA
- a CDS encoding restriction endonuclease, protein MKPKLTLGKLKAEARRFAEIESAHQEPSLYGVTDGKAIGTYFEHKFRLYLRERYEFEEGSSASGIDFPELEVDMKVTSIKQPQSSCPFKSARQKIYGLGYSPLVFVYEKTDDPETSTGNLNILHIIFVDKDRTADFQTTTGLRRILENQGNKDDILAFLEERRLPVDEIGASALADEILVNPPEVGYLTVSNALQWRLQYRRVIEIAGSVTGIERLK, encoded by the coding sequence ATGAAGCCCAAATTGACACTGGGGAAGCTTAAGGCTGAGGCGCGAAGATTCGCCGAAATCGAGTCGGCACATCAGGAGCCCTCATTATATGGCGTCACTGATGGGAAAGCTATTGGCACTTACTTCGAGCATAAGTTCCGCCTCTATCTCCGCGAAAGGTATGAATTTGAGGAAGGAAGCTCTGCAAGCGGTATAGACTTTCCCGAACTTGAAGTCGATATGAAAGTCACAAGCATAAAACAGCCTCAATCATCATGCCCTTTCAAATCGGCACGCCAGAAGATATATGGTCTTGGATATTCTCCGCTTGTCTTTGTGTATGAAAAAACGGATGATCCCGAAACATCCACTGGAAATCTCAACATTCTGCACATAATCTTTGTCGACAAGGATCGGACAGCAGATTTTCAGACAACAACGGGTCTTCGCCGAATCCTCGAAAATCAAGGCAACAAAGATGACATCTTGGCTTTCCTCGAAGAACGAAGGCTTCCAGTAGACGAGATCGGAGCGTCAGCGCTCGCTGATGAGATTCTCGTTAATCCCCCAGAGGTTGGGTATCTTACAGTCTCGAACGCCCTTCAATGGAGGCTTCAATACCGTCGAGTGATCGAGATAGCCGGTTCAGTCACAGGGATTGAAAGGTTGAAATAA